One window from the genome of Oryzomonas sagensis encodes:
- the rpmG gene encoding 50S ribosomal protein L33 gives MRDIITLSCTECKQKNYTTTKNKRTKPEKLEFSKYCRFCRKHTPHKESK, from the coding sequence ATGAGAGACATAATTACCCTTTCCTGCACCGAGTGTAAGCAGAAAAATTACACAACCACCAAAAACAAGAGAACCAAGCCTGAAAAACTCGAGTTCAGCAAGTACTGCCGTTTTTGTCGTAAACACACTCCTCACAAGGAATCCAAATAA